One Marmota flaviventris isolate mMarFla1 chromosome 16, mMarFla1.hap1, whole genome shotgun sequence DNA segment encodes these proteins:
- the Omd gene encoding osteomodulin, with amino-acid sequence MGFLSLVYVLFFFFGDKVSCQYETYQWDEDYDQEPNEDYEPEIQFRQHVEYGVPFYQHSLGCASECFCPTNFPTSMYCDNRKLKTIPNIPMHIQQLYLQFNEIEAVTANSFINATHLKEINLSHNKIKSQKIDYGVFAKFSNLLQLHLEHNNLEEFPFPLPKSLERLLLGYNEISTLHTSAMDGLVNLTMLDLCYNHLHDSVLKEKNLAKMEKLMQLNLCHNRLESMPPGLPSSLMYLSLENNSISSIPDKYFDELPKLHALRMSHNKLQDIPYNIFNLSNLIELNVGHNKLKQAFYIPRNLEHLYLENNEIENINVTMMCPSIDPLHLHHLTYLRVDQNKLKEPINSHIFSCFPHIHSIYYGEQRSTNGQTIQLKTQVFGRFPDDDEDDGDDHDNTPEGQETEGTEEHFNPHYYETQEWQEII; translated from the exons atgggcTTTTTAAGTCTAGTATATGTCCTATTCTTCTTTTTTGGAGACAAAGTATCCTGCCAATATGAAACTTATCAATGGGATGAAGATTATGACCAAGAACCAAATGAGGATTATGAACCAGAAATCCAATTTCGTCAACATGTAGAATATGGAGTTCCTTTTTATCAGCATAGCTTAGGTTGTGCCAGTGAATGCTTCTGTCCAACTAACTTTCCAACATCGATGTACTGTGACAATCGCAAACTCAAGACTATCCCAAATATTCCAATGCATATCCAGCAACTCTACCTTCAGTTCAATGAAATTGAGGCTGTGACTGCAAATTCATTCATCAATGCAACTCATCTTAAAGAAATTAACCTCAGCCACAACAAAATTAAATCTCAAAAGATTGATTATGGCGTGTTTGCAAAATTTTCAAATCTACTACAACTTCACCTAGAGCATAACAATTTAGAAgaatttccatttcctcttcctaaatCTCTGGAAAGACTCCTCCTTGGTTACAATGAAATCTCCACATTACACACAAGTGCCATGGATGGGCTGGTAAACTTGACTATGCTCGATCTCTGTTATAATCACCTTCATGACTctgtgttaaaagaaaaaaaccttgcCAAGATGGAAAAATTAATGCAGCTCAACCTATGTCATAACAGATTAGAATCAATGCCTCCTGGATTACCTTCCTCACTTATGTATCTatctttagaaaataattcaatttctTCTATACCAGACAAATACTTTGATGAACTTCCAAAACTTCACGCTCTAAGAATGTCACACAACAAACTGCAAGACATCCCATATAACATCTTTAATCTTTCCAACCTTATAGAGCTCAACGTCGGACACAACAAATTGAAGCAAGCATTTTACATTCCAAGAAATTTGGAACACCTATAcctagaaaataatgaaatagaaa ATATCAATGTGACAATGATGTGTCCTTCTATTGACCCACTACATCTTCACCATTTAACATACCTTCGTGTGGACCAAAATAAGCTGAAAGAACCCATAAATTCACATATCTTCTCCTGCTTCCCTCATATACATAGTATTTATTATGGTGAACAAAGAAGCACAAATGGTCAAACAATACAACTGAAGACCCAAGTTTTTGGGAGATTTCCAGATGATGACGAAGATGATGGGGATGATCATGATAACACTCCTGAAGGCCAAGAAACAGAAGGGACAGAAGAACACTTCAACCCTCACTACTATGAAACTCAAGAATGGCAAGAAATTATATAG